The DNA segment AGCACCGGCCAAGGTGTCGCCTGCGGACCGTCGCCCGTCCGGCACCAGCCGTTGAGCGCGGACCTGGTGGCCGGGGGAGTGGGCCCGGCCGCCGCGGCGGCCGCCACCGACGCGGCTCTCACCGTGGCGGCCGTCCACCGGGACCCGTACCACCTCGTCATCTCCGCCGGCATCGCGGGCGGGTTCGCGCCCGTCGCCGCCCCGGGCTCCGTCGTCGTCGCCGACCGCGTCATCGCCGCCGATCTGGGCTGCGAGACCCCCGACGGGTTCCTGTCCGCCGACAGCCTCGGATTCGGCGTCTGCGAGCACCCGTGCGCGCCGCATCTGGCCGCGGCCGTCGCCCGTGCCCTCGGCGCCGTCCACGCACCCGTGCTGACCGTCTCCACCGTCACGGGAACCGCGGAACGCGCACACGCCCTGCGGCGGCGCCACGCCGCCGCCGCCGAGGCGATGGAGGGCTTCGGCGTCGCCGAGGCCGCCGCCGTCCACGGTGTCCCGCTGCTGGAGATCCGCACCATCTCCAACGCGGTCGGCCCCCGTGACCGCGCGGCCTGGCGCGTTCCCGAAGCCCTCGCCGCCCTCCGGGACGCCTTCGCCGCCCTGACCACCCTGCTCTCCCTCGGCGCCCCGCCCCCGTACACCTGAGCCCGCCAGGGCCCCGGACCTCCGTGCGCGCGATACGGCCGTCCGGGTACCGCCCGACCCCCGTCGCCTCCCGGTCACCGCTCCTGCCTGCGTGAACGGCGACCGAGCAGGATTTCCAAGGGTTTCCCCAGAGAACCCCGCCGGGGGCCGAAAAAGGATCGCGGCCCGGGTCATGCTGTCCCCACCGCACGAGGAGCACACCGCCGGCCGGGCCGCCACCGGGTGCCCGGCCGCTGCACACGGCCCCGCGCGGACACCCGTCCCATCACCGAAACCGCATACCATGGGGGCAGTCCATGACGAAGGAAGCGCAGCTTCGGGACTACCTCAAGCGGGTCACCCTCGATCTCCACAACACCCGCCGCAAGCTGAGGCAGTTGGAGACTCGCGAGCAGGAGCCCGTCGCCATCGTCGGCATGAGCTGCCGTCTGCCCGGCGATGTGCGCACCCCCGACGAGTTCTGGGACCTGCTGGTCTCCGGGACCGACGCGGTGACGGACTGGCCCGCCGACCGCGGCTGGCCCACGGCACCAGGGACACCGGCCGGCACCGGGGGCGGGCGCCACCGCGGCGGCTTCGTGCACGACGCGGACCGCTTCGACCCCGCCTTCTTCGGGATCTCCCCGCGCGAGGCCCTCGCCATGGACCCCCAGCAGCGCCTGCTGCTCGAAGTGGTCTGGGAGGCCTTCGAACGCGCCGGTATCGACCCCCTCACGCTGCGCGGCAGCCGCTCCGGCGTCTTCGTCGGATGCAGCGACCAGGGCCACACCTCCGGCCTGCGCGACGTGCCCGACGACGTCCGGGGCCACCTGCTCACCGGCAACTCCATGTCCGTCCTCTCCGGCCGCGTCGCCTACGCCCTCGGCCTGGAGGGCCCCGCCGTCACCGTCGACACCGCCTGTTCCTCCTCCCTCGTCGCCCTGCACCTGGCCGCCCAGTCGCTGCGCTCCGGCGAGTGCTCCCTCGCGGTCGTCGGCGGCGTCACCGTCATGTCCAGCCCCGGCGCCTTCATCGAGTTCGACCGGCAGGGCGGCCTCGCCGGCGACGGCCGCTGCAAGGCGTTCGCCGACGACGCCGACGGCACCGGCTGGTCCGAGGGCGCCGGAACGATCGTCGTCGAACGGCTCTCCGACGCCCGCCGCAACGGCCACCGGGTACTCGCCGTCCTGCGCGGCAGCGCCGTCAACCAAGACGGTGCCTCCAACGGACTCACCGCCCCCAACGGACAGTCCCAGCAACGCGTCATTCTCGCCGCGCTCGCCAACGCCTCACTCGCCCCGCAGGACGTGGACGCCGTCGAGGCGCACGGCACCGGCACCAGCCTCGGTGACCCCATCGAGGCCCAGGCGCTCCTCGCCACCTACGGTCAGGGCCGTCCCGACGACCGTCCGCTGCTGCTCGGCTCCGCCAAGTCCAACATCGGCCACACCCAGGCGGCTGCGGGCGTCGTCGGTGTCATCAAGTCCGTCCTCGCCCTGCGCCACGGCGTCCTGCCGTCCACCCTGCACGCCGAACGCCCCTCCACCCACGTCGACTGGAGTGCCGGTCACGTCCGGCTGCTCACCGAGGCCGTCGACTGGCCCGGCTCCGACCACCCGCGCCGTGTCGGCGTCTCTGCCTTCGGTGTCTCCGGCACCAACGCCCACGCCATCATCGAACAGGCCCCCGAACCCGCCGGTGACGAGCCCGTCCCGGATGAGGCGCCGCGTGCCGCCCTCCCTGTGCTGCCCTGGCTCCTGTCCGCCCGCGACGAGGACTCCCTGCGAGCCCAGGCACACCGCCTGACCGCTCATGTGACCGAACACCCGGACACTGACCCCTACGACCTGGCCGCCTCCCTGGCCACCACCCGCACCGCCCACCCCCACCGCGCCGCCCTTCTCGGCGCCGACCGTGCCGAACTCGTCGCCGCGCTGGCCGCGTTGGCGGACGGCGACTCCGCCGCCCAGGTCACCACCGGTACCGCGGGTGAGGGCCGGACGGCGTTCCTGTTCTCGGGTCAGGGTGCGCAGCGTGCGGGGATGGGGCGGGAGTTG comes from the Streptomyces sp. KMM 9044 genome and includes:
- a CDS encoding futalosine hydrolase, encoding MRLLVVTAVDVERDAVARGLGPTAPVRCPGLPGREMIRINHPSGSTGQGVACGPSPVRHQPLSADLVAGGVGPAAAAAATDAALTVAAVHRDPYHLVISAGIAGGFAPVAAPGSVVVADRVIAADLGCETPDGFLSADSLGFGVCEHPCAPHLAAAVARALGAVHAPVLTVSTVTGTAERAHALRRRHAAAAEAMEGFGVAEAAAVHGVPLLEIRTISNAVGPRDRAAWRVPEALAALRDAFAALTTLLSLGAPPPYT